In Rhodobacteraceae bacterium LMO-JJ12, a single window of DNA contains:
- a CDS encoding DUF305 domain-containing protein — protein sequence MGYGRFFAMIATSTVVMYGLMYLNTYALDHIFYSQTRMWMALYMGGAMAIIMLAFMLGMYTNGTINSAIFIGAALAFALGVWLVRSQETVGDVAWMKAMIPHHSIAVLTSERAEISDPRVRELANAIIEAQRSEIDEMKRYIMDIEANGDAPAGTPREIGIDQAQ from the coding sequence ATGGGCTATGGTCGTTTCTTTGCCATGATAGCGACGTCGACTGTCGTTATGTATGGGCTGATGTATCTCAATACCTATGCGCTTGATCATATCTTCTATTCGCAGACGCGGATGTGGATGGCGCTCTATATGGGGGGGGCGATGGCGATCATCATGCTGGCGTTCATGCTGGGAATGTATACCAACGGAACCATTAACAGCGCCATTTTTATCGGCGCGGCGTTGGCATTTGCGCTGGGTGTTTGGCTGGTGCGATCACAGGAAACGGTGGGCGATGTGGCCTGGATGAAAGCGATGATCCCGCACCACTCGATTGCCGTTCTGACCAGTGAGCGTGCCGAGATATCGGACCCGAGGGTGCGTGAGCTGGCCAATGCGATCATCGAGGCCCAGCGCAGCGAGATCGACGAGATGAAACGCTATATCATGGACATCGAGGCAAATGGCGATGCCCCTGCCGGAACGCCGCGAGAGATCGGCATAGACCAGGCGCAATGA
- a CDS encoding L-malyl-CoA/beta-methylmalyl-CoA lyase, with product MSFRKQPPAPARPNRCQLFGPGSRPAIFEKMAASAADVINLDLEDSVAPADKETARKNIIAATHDIDWGNKYLSVRINGLDTPYWYRDVVDLLENASERLDQIMIPMVGCAEDIYAVEALVASIEAAKGRKKPITFEVIIETAAGIAHVEEIAAASPRMQAISLGYADFAASMGMATTGIGGTQENYYMLRDGQKNWSDPWHWAISAIVAACRTHGVLPVDGPYGDFSDDEGFTAHALRAATLGMVGKWAIHPKQVKLSNEVFTPSAEAVAEAREILAAMEEAQKQGLGATTYKGKLIDIASMKQAEVIVRMSELVGG from the coding sequence ATGTCCTTCCGCAAACAACCCCCCGCTCCTGCCCGTCCAAACCGCTGCCAACTCTTCGGCCCCGGCTCGCGTCCGGCAATTTTCGAGAAGATGGCTGCCTCTGCCGCCGACGTGATCAACCTTGATCTCGAAGACAGCGTCGCACCCGCCGACAAGGAAACCGCGCGCAAGAACATCATCGCGGCGACCCATGACATCGACTGGGGCAACAAATACCTTTCCGTGCGCATCAACGGCCTCGACACGCCCTATTGGTATCGCGATGTCGTCGACCTGCTGGAAAACGCCTCCGAGCGCCTTGATCAGATCATGATCCCGATGGTCGGTTGTGCCGAAGACATTTATGCCGTCGAAGCGCTCGTCGCCTCGATCGAGGCCGCCAAGGGCCGCAAGAAGCCGATCACCTTTGAGGTGATCATCGAAACCGCCGCTGGCATCGCCCATGTCGAAGAGATCGCCGCCGCCTCCCCCCGTATGCAGGCGATCAGCCTCGGATATGCCGATTTTGCCGCCTCGATGGGCATGGCGACCACAGGCATCGGTGGCACACAGGAAAACTACTACATGCTGCGCGACGGCCAAAAGAACTGGTCCGACCCGTGGCACTGGGCGATCTCGGCCATCGTCGCCGCATGCCGCACCCATGGCGTTCTGCCGGTTGATGGCCCCTATGGCGATTTCTCGGATGACGAAGGCTTCACCGCCCACGCGCTGCGCGCCGCAACGCTGGGCATGGTCGGCAAATGGGCGATCCACCCCAAACAGGTCAAGCTCTCCAACGAGGTCTTCACCCCCTCGGCTGAGGCTGTAGCCGAGGCCCGTGAAATCCTCGCCGCCATGGAAGAGGCCCAGAAACAAGGGCTTGGTGCCACCACCTACAAAGGCAAACTGATCGACATCGCGTCGATGAAGCAAGCCGAAGTGATCGTGCGCATGTCGGAATTGGTCGGCGGCTGA
- a CDS encoding DUF1611 domain-containing protein, with protein MIKTPYLLFLGDAPDQLAAKVAQGIKDWRPGNAVGQFRMEGCKADVGLPDMDLTEAREAGAETLVIGVANRGGLISQEWKKVLVMALEEGFDLASGLHNLLRDEPDLVAVAEACGRKLHDVRVPDVKYPIANGVKRRGKRCLAVGTDCSVGKMYTSLAMDAEMKKRGLKSSFRATGQTGILITGNGVPLDAVVADFMAGSVEWLTPDNDDDHWDHIEGQGSLFHVSYSGVTMALIHGGQPDALILSHEPTRSHMRGLPEYQQPSLQQLRDTALTLARVANPACQVVGISVNTQHMSEDEANAYLAKVEAEMGLPTVDPFRHGASRLVDALEAI; from the coding sequence ATGATCAAGACACCCTACCTTCTGTTTCTGGGCGACGCGCCTGACCAACTTGCCGCGAAAGTGGCGCAGGGGATCAAGGATTGGCGGCCCGGCAACGCCGTGGGCCAGTTTAGGATGGAAGGGTGCAAGGCAGATGTCGGGCTACCCGATATGGACCTGACCGAAGCGCGCGAGGCAGGCGCCGAGACGCTGGTGATCGGGGTGGCCAACCGGGGCGGGCTGATCAGTCAGGAATGGAAGAAGGTTCTTGTGATGGCGCTGGAAGAGGGGTTCGATCTGGCCAGCGGTTTGCACAACCTGCTGCGCGATGAGCCCGATCTTGTGGCGGTGGCCGAAGCCTGCGGGCGCAAGTTGCATGATGTGCGGGTGCCGGATGTGAAATATCCGATTGCCAACGGTGTGAAGCGGCGCGGCAAGCGGTGTCTGGCGGTGGGTACTGATTGTTCGGTGGGCAAGATGTATACCTCGCTGGCGATGGACGCCGAGATGAAGAAACGCGGGTTGAAATCGAGTTTCCGCGCGACCGGGCAGACCGGGATCCTGATTACCGGCAACGGCGTGCCGTTGGATGCGGTTGTGGCTGATTTCATGGCTGGGTCGGTGGAGTGGCTGACGCCGGACAATGATGATGATCACTGGGATCATATCGAAGGACAAGGATCGCTGTTTCACGTGTCCTATTCCGGGGTGACGATGGCGTTGATCCATGGGGGACAGCCGGATGCGCTGATCCTGAGTCACGAGCCGACGCGTTCGCACATGCGGGGTTTGCCGGAATATCAACAACCGAGCCTTCAGCAGTTGCGCGATACTGCGCTGACGCTGGCACGGGTGGCGAATCCGGCGTGTCAGGTGGTGGGGATCTCGGTGAACACCCAGCATATGAGCGAGGATGAGGCCAACGCCTATCTTGCCAAGGTGGAAGCCGAGATGGGGCTGCCGACGGTTGATCCGTTCCGCCATGGGGCGTCGCGCCTGGTGGACGCGTTGGAAGCGATCTGA
- a CDS encoding dipeptide epimerase produces MQITVTPDTFKLAQVFTISRGSRSEAKVLTVRISDGFISGWGECVPYARYDETLESVTAEIEGLSGPVTRKTLQGMLAAGAARNAVDCALWDLEAKKAGVRVWELAGLPAPKPEITAYTLSLDTPEKMRAQAAEHAFRPLLKIKLGTPDDMARLEAVRAGAPKSTIIVDANEGWSADVYADLAPHLVRLGVALVEQPLPAGEDDALLGMERPVPVCADESAHDRASLSKLKGKYDVVNIKLDKTGGLSEALALKAAALTEGYKVMVGCMVGSSLAMAPATLVAQGAMVTDLDGPLLLAEDREHPLQFDEKGVHPPTPDLWG; encoded by the coding sequence TTGCAGATCACAGTCACACCGGACACGTTCAAGCTGGCTCAGGTATTTACCATTTCACGTGGATCGCGCAGCGAGGCCAAGGTTTTGACGGTGCGGATATCGGACGGGTTCATCTCGGGTTGGGGTGAATGTGTGCCTTATGCGCGTTATGATGAAACGCTGGAAAGTGTCACCGCCGAGATCGAGGGGTTAAGCGGGCCGGTCACGCGCAAGACGCTTCAGGGCATGCTTGCGGCGGGGGCGGCGCGCAATGCGGTGGATTGCGCGCTGTGGGATCTTGAGGCCAAGAAAGCCGGGGTCAGGGTTTGGGAATTGGCCGGGCTGCCCGCGCCGAAGCCGGAAATTACCGCCTATACACTGTCGCTCGATACGCCGGAAAAGATGCGCGCGCAGGCGGCGGAACATGCCTTTCGCCCGTTGTTGAAGATCAAGCTGGGCACGCCGGATGATATGGCGCGGCTGGAAGCGGTGCGCGCGGGCGCGCCGAAATCGACCATCATCGTGGATGCCAATGAGGGCTGGAGCGCGGATGTCTACGCCGATCTGGCGCCTCATCTGGTCCGGCTGGGGGTGGCGTTGGTCGAGCAGCCTTTGCCAGCGGGGGAAGATGACGCGCTTTTGGGGATGGAGCGGCCCGTGCCGGTTTGTGCCGATGAAAGCGCGCATGATCGCGCATCGTTGTCCAAGCTTAAAGGCAAATACGATGTGGTGAACATCAAGCTCGACAAGACGGGTGGGTTGAGTGAGGCCTTGGCGTTGAAGGCGGCGGCATTGACTGAGGGTTACAAGGTGATGGTGGGTTGCATGGTCGGCTCATCGCTTGCCATGGCGCCGGCCACATTGGTGGCACAGGGCGCGATGGTGACGGACCTTGATGGGCCGCTTTTGTTGGCCGAAGACCGCGAGCATCCGTTGCAGTTTGACGAGAAGGGCGTGCATCCACCGACGCCAGATCTGTGGGGATGA
- a CDS encoding exonuclease, whose translation MKTAIVWDVEFLTDAGAPQRFWCGPNDPDPVLVQIGAVRLGLEGNFPILDRFEQVVIPRDRAGDVWDLSELFVRLTGLSQDRVAREGVELGTALGALAEFAAGDTIWAWGNDEIFGVGISCYLAGIPAPIPATQFGNAVRLLVRAGVPVDEVQTLRSNTLCAHFGISDEGAQAHDALGDALSVALTLQHFLRQGRLRAEDFASDRGVRGDVG comes from the coding sequence ATGAAAACCGCGATTGTCTGGGATGTTGAATTTCTGACGGACGCGGGTGCGCCGCAGCGGTTCTGGTGCGGCCCGAATGATCCCGACCCTGTGTTGGTACAGATCGGTGCGGTGCGGTTGGGGCTGGAAGGCAATTTTCCGATTCTTGACCGGTTTGAGCAGGTGGTAATCCCGCGTGATCGCGCGGGGGACGTTTGGGATTTGTCGGAGCTTTTTGTGCGTCTGACCGGGCTGAGCCAGGACCGGGTGGCGCGCGAGGGGGTTGAGCTTGGCACGGCGCTGGGCGCGCTGGCCGAGTTCGCGGCGGGTGATACGATCTGGGCCTGGGGCAATGACGAGATTTTTGGCGTCGGCATCTCTTGCTATCTCGCCGGGATTCCCGCGCCGATCCCGGCCACGCAGTTTGGCAATGCGGTGCGATTGCTTGTCAGGGCCGGGGTGCCGGTGGACGAGGTGCAAACGCTGCGCTCAAACACACTTTGTGCGCATTTTGGCATTTCTGACGAGGGGGCACAGGCGCATGACGCCTTGGGTGATGCGCTTTCAGTGGCCCTGACCTTGCAGCATTTCTTGCGCCAGGGGCGTTTGCGGGCAGAGGATTTCGCGTCTGACCGGGGTGTACGTGGCGATGTTGGCTGA
- a CDS encoding DMT family transporter, translated as MTTAPYSALIMLAAGIGIPILAGLNAALGQKLGSPAAAGVILFVVALASTCIVMLITGGSLRAAPGAPPHLFLGGTLVAFYVLSITWIAPTFGIGNAVFFVLLGQIISAGMIDQFGLFGAQQTPLTLLRMLGIVLMGAGVFLTQIAGRS; from the coding sequence ATGACAACTGCCCCGTATTCGGCCCTCATCATGCTCGCCGCCGGGATCGGCATCCCGATTCTGGCCGGGCTCAACGCCGCCCTGGGCCAAAAACTCGGCTCGCCTGCGGCTGCCGGTGTAATCCTGTTTGTCGTCGCATTGGCCAGCACCTGCATCGTGATGCTGATCACCGGCGGCTCGCTGCGCGCCGCACCGGGCGCGCCGCCGCATCTCTTTCTCGGCGGTACTCTGGTCGCCTTCTATGTGCTCTCGATCACCTGGATCGCGCCGACCTTCGGCATCGGCAACGCGGTGTTCTTCGTGCTGCTCGGACAGATCATATCGGCGGGAATGATTGACCAATTCGGCCTGTTTGGCGCGCAACAAACCCCGCTGACACTGTTGCGCATGCTGGGTATCGTTTTGATGGGCGCGGGCGTATTCCTGACCCAGATTGCCGGGCGCAGCTAG
- a CDS encoding D-amino-acid transaminase, protein MSRTVYVNGQYLPEEEATVSIFDRSFLMADGVYEVTSVLGGKLIDFDGHLVRLERSLSELDMQKPEAFDDLLEIHRELVRVNGIEDGLVYLQVSRGSAGDRDFAFPDPEEVKPTLVLFTQNKPGLADSPAAKTGIKVISIEDIRWGRRDIKTVQLLYPSMGKMMAKKAGCDDAWLVADGHVTEGTSNNAYIVKGGKIITRQLSSDILHGITRAAVLRMAREAQMVVEERPFTIDEAKDADEAFVTSASAFVFPVVEIDGARLGNGTPGPVAGRLREIYLEESLKSAI, encoded by the coding sequence ATGAGCCGCACAGTTTACGTCAACGGACAGTATCTGCCCGAGGAAGAGGCCACGGTCTCGATTTTTGACCGCTCGTTTTTGATGGCGGATGGGGTTTATGAGGTGACAAGCGTGCTGGGAGGCAAGCTGATCGACTTTGACGGGCATCTGGTGCGGCTGGAGCGGTCGCTGAGCGAGTTGGACATGCAAAAACCCGAGGCGTTTGACGATTTGCTGGAGATTCACCGCGAATTGGTGCGGGTGAACGGGATCGAGGATGGTCTGGTCTATCTTCAGGTTAGCCGGGGGTCGGCGGGCGACCGGGATTTCGCGTTTCCTGATCCCGAGGAGGTCAAGCCGACGCTTGTGTTGTTTACCCAGAACAAGCCGGGATTGGCGGACAGCCCTGCAGCAAAGACGGGTATCAAGGTGATTTCGATCGAGGATATTCGTTGGGGGCGGCGCGATATCAAGACGGTGCAACTGCTATATCCGTCAATGGGCAAGATGATGGCGAAGAAGGCGGGGTGCGATGATGCATGGCTGGTCGCGGATGGGCATGTGACCGAGGGCACCAGCAACAACGCCTATATCGTCAAGGGCGGCAAGATCATCACGCGCCAGCTTTCGAGTGATATCCTGCACGGGATTACGCGCGCGGCGGTATTGCGGATGGCGCGGGAGGCGCAGATGGTGGTGGAAGAACGCCCCTTTACCATCGACGAAGCCAAGGATGCGGATGAGGCGTTTGTCACCTCGGCCAGCGCGTTTGTATTTCCGGTGGTCGAGATTGATGGTGCACGTCTGGGTAATGGCACGCCGGGGCCGGTGGCCGGACGGTTGCGCGAAATCTACCTTGAAGAAAGCCTGAAATCCGCGATTTGA
- a CDS encoding VOC family protein: MILYTKKIDEMAAFYGRHFGYSAHRTDGDRIVELRPPGAGLTLLLHPASKGQKEGQSLVKLVFDVRDVAAFCKAAAVRGLEFGPIHRADGYCFANAKDSSKNPISVSSRAFSETE, from the coding sequence GTGATACTTTATACCAAGAAGATCGATGAGATGGCGGCATTCTATGGTCGCCATTTCGGTTACAGCGCGCATCGCACAGATGGGGACAGGATTGTTGAGCTGCGCCCGCCGGGGGCGGGCCTGACCCTGTTGCTACACCCGGCGTCCAAGGGCCAGAAAGAGGGGCAATCCCTTGTGAAGCTGGTGTTTGATGTTAGGGACGTAGCGGCATTCTGCAAAGCAGCGGCTGTGCGGGGATTGGAGTTTGGCCCGATTCATCGCGCCGACGGTTATTGTTTTGCCAATGCGAAAGATTCGTCGAAAAATCCGATTTCCGTATCGAGCCGGGCGTTTTCCGAGACCGAATAG
- a CDS encoding dioxygenase, whose amino-acid sequence MTTLPTYFIAHGGGPWPWVPDMRRAFAKLEASLKSLPDDLPEQPKAVLMISGHWEEQDAFTVMHSPNPPMLYDYYNFPPNTYQVKYPAPGAPALAERVADLIETAGLPARLDDTRGYDHGAFVPMSILWPNADMPLIQLSMRSNYSPAEHIALGRALAPLRDEGVLIIGSGYSFHNLAAFGPDAQTPSKAFDTWLNETLSLAPEARSAQMIDWEAAPYSRFCHKEEDHLVPIFAALGAAETDPATRIYTEDMVFGGVTASSWRFG is encoded by the coding sequence ATGACCACTCTGCCCACCTATTTCATCGCCCACGGTGGCGGCCCGTGGCCCTGGGTTCCCGACATGCGCCGTGCTTTTGCCAAGCTGGAAGCATCTCTCAAAAGCCTGCCCGACGATCTGCCCGAACAGCCCAAAGCGGTTCTGATGATCTCGGGCCACTGGGAAGAACAAGACGCCTTCACCGTCATGCACTCTCCCAACCCGCCAATGCTTTACGACTATTACAACTTTCCGCCTAACACCTACCAAGTCAAATACCCTGCCCCCGGCGCCCCCGCGCTGGCCGAACGTGTGGCGGATCTGATCGAGACGGCGGGCCTGCCCGCCCGGCTCGATGATACGCGCGGCTATGACCACGGCGCCTTCGTTCCCATGTCTATCCTCTGGCCCAACGCCGACATGCCGCTGATCCAGCTCTCGATGCGCTCCAACTACAGCCCCGCCGAACACATCGCCCTTGGCCGCGCCCTCGCGCCTCTGCGCGACGAAGGCGTTCTGATCATCGGTTCCGGCTACAGCTTTCACAACCTTGCCGCTTTCGGCCCCGACGCCCAAACCCCAAGCAAGGCCTTCGACACCTGGCTCAACGAAACGCTCTCCCTCGCCCCCGAGGCGCGTAGCGCACAGATGATTGACTGGGAGGCTGCACCCTATTCGCGCTTTTGTCACAAGGAAGAGGACCACCTGGTCCCGATCTTCGCCGCCCTCGGTGCGGCAGAGACCGACCCCGCCACGCGCATCTATACCGAAGACATGGTCTTCGGCGGCGTCACCGCCTCAAGCTGGCGATTTGGCTGA
- a CDS encoding DUF1244 domain-containing protein, with amino-acid sequence MDDTTRTEIEAAAFRRLRQHLLKDRKDVQNIDLMNLAGFCRNCLSRWYQEAATEHGIELTKDDAREIYYGMPYDDWKSQQQTKASPEKQAAFETALKENVLKDQS; translated from the coding sequence ATGGACGATACCACCCGCACTGAAATCGAAGCCGCCGCCTTCCGCCGCCTGCGCCAACACCTGTTGAAAGACCGCAAGGACGTGCAAAATATCGACCTGATGAACCTCGCCGGGTTCTGCCGCAACTGCCTCAGCCGCTGGTATCAGGAAGCCGCCACCGAACACGGCATCGAACTCACCAAGGACGACGCGCGCGAAATATACTACGGCATGCCCTACGACGATTGGAAGTCACAGCAACAAACCAAAGCCAGCCCCGAAAAACAGGCCGCCTTCGAAACCGCTCTCAAGGAAAACGTCCTGAAAGACCAATCCTGA
- a CDS encoding N-formylglutamate amidohydrolase yields the protein MIKQPYDIHGADRPARWLVTCDHATNIVPEAVNSGDLGLPASEMNRHIAFDLGAAEVTRALADLLDAPAILSRFSRLVIDPNRGADDPTLIMKLYDGTLIPANRHITAQEAQRRLETYWRPYHDAYEALASRRDDTAIVAIHSFSPKLSGRAPRPWQIGILHAGDTSFGPALIERLRAEPDLCVGDNEPYAGHLPGDAIDQHALQIPRPNVLIELRHDVIETAEQQHAWARRLAPILVEVLTQTGL from the coding sequence ATGATAAAACAACCATATGACATCCACGGAGCGGATCGGCCAGCGCGCTGGCTTGTCACATGCGATCACGCCACCAACATCGTCCCCGAGGCGGTCAATAGCGGCGATCTCGGTCTGCCCGCCAGCGAAATGAACCGCCACATCGCCTTTGATCTCGGTGCCGCCGAGGTGACGCGCGCGCTGGCCGACCTGCTCGATGCGCCCGCCATCCTGTCACGCTTTTCCCGGCTGGTGATTGATCCCAACCGTGGCGCCGACGACCCGACGCTGATCATGAAGCTTTATGATGGCACGCTGATCCCCGCCAACCGCCACATCACCGCGCAAGAGGCCCAGCGCCGCCTTGAAACCTACTGGCGCCCCTATCACGATGCTTACGAGGCGCTCGCCTCCCGGCGCGACGACACCGCAATCGTCGCAATTCACAGCTTCTCACCCAAACTGAGCGGCCGCGCCCCCCGCCCCTGGCAGATCGGCATCCTTCATGCCGGTGATACCAGCTTCGGCCCCGCCCTGATCGAGCGGCTGCGCGCTGAGCCTGACCTCTGCGTCGGTGACAATGAACCCTATGCCGGCCACCTGCCCGGCGATGCCATTGATCAGCACGCGCTGCAAATTCCCCGCCCCAACGTGCTGATCGAATTGCGCCACGACGTCATCGAAACCGCCGAACAACAACACGCCTGGGCCCGCCGCCTCGCGCCAATTCTGGTCGAAGTCCTTACGCAAACCGGTCTCTGA